In Sylvia atricapilla isolate bSylAtr1 chromosome 27, bSylAtr1.pri, whole genome shotgun sequence, one genomic interval encodes:
- the LOC136372172 gene encoding pancreatic polypeptide-like, with protein MAPPPLLLVACAVVALLPLRPGAAPAQPAYPGDDAPVEDLLRFYNDLQQYLNVVTRPRYGKRASGRALAQEPLGAPGC; from the exons AtggccccgccgccgctgctgtTGGTGGCCTGCGCGGTGGTGGCGCTGCTGCCGCTgcggcccggcgcggccccggcgcaGCCCGCGTACCCCGGCGACGACGCGCCCGTGGAGGATCTGCTGCGCTTCTACAACGACCTGCAGCAGTACCTGAACGTGGTCACCCGCCCGCG GTACGGGAAGCGGGCGAGCGGCCGAGCGCTGGCCCAGGAGCCCCTCGGCGCCCCGGGGTGCTGA
- the LOC136372153 gene encoding peptide YY-like has translation MVTVTSPRPWRALVAVSLCALLCLAAAYPPKPESPGDDASPEEMARYFSALRHYINLVTRQRYGKRASAAVTELLLGAAGDRSRYDDDSSW, from the exons ATGGTGACGGTGACGTCCCCGCGGCCGTGGCGCGCGCTGGTGGCCGtgtccctctgtgccctgctgtgcctggcgGCCGCGTACCCCCCCAAACCCGAGAGCCCCGGCGACGACGCGTCCCCCGAGGAGATGGCGCGCTACTTCTCGGCCCTCCGCCACTACATCAACCTGGTGACGCGGCAGAG GTACGGGAAACGCGCCAGCGCCGCGGTGAccgagctgctcctgggggccGCCGGGGACAGGTCACG GTACGACGACGACTCCTCGTGGTGA
- the TMEM101 gene encoding transmembrane protein 101 has protein sequence MAAGRGWRRRALRLLTAGGGVLLTRFPFWHCFSGLLLCAERADLRRKPDIPVPYLYVDMGVAVLCASFMSFGVKRRWFALGAALQLAVATYAAHVGGHVHYGDWLKVRMYSRTIAIIGGFLILASGAGELYRQKPRSRSLQSTGQVFLGIYLICQAYSLQHSTEDRLAYLDHLLGGEVALQLLFLLYGLLALAFLSGYYVRAAAQVLAVLLPLAILLIDGNLGYWHALRRVEFWNQMKLIGQNVGIFGAVVILATDG, from the exons ATGGCGGCGGGCCGCGGGTGGAGGCGGCGGGCGCTGCGCCTGCTCACGGCGGGCGGCGGCGTCCTGCTCACCCGTTTCCCCTTCTGGCACTGCTTCAGCGGGCTCCTGCTCTGCGCGGAGCGCGCCGACCTGCGCCG GAAGCCGGACATCCCGGTGCCCTACCTGTACGTGGACATGGGAGTGGCCGTGCTCTGTGCCAGCTTCATGTCCTTCGGGGTCAAGCGGCGCTGGTTCGCGCTGGGGGCCGCGCTGCAGCTGGCGGTGGCCACCTACGCCGCCCACGTCGGGGGCCACGTCCACTACGGCGACTGGCTCAAG GTGCGGATGTACTCGCGCACCATCGCCATCATCGGCGGCTTCCTGATCCTGGCCAGCGGCGCCGGGGAGCTGTACCGGCAGAAACCGCGCAGCCGCTCGCTGCAGTCCACGGGCCAGGTGTTCCTGGGCATCTACCTCATCTGCCAG GCCTactccctgcagcacagcaccgAGGACCGCCTGGCGTACCTGGACCACCTGCTGGGGGGCGAGgtggccctgcagctgctcttcctgctctACGGGCTGCTGGCGCTGGCTTTCCTCTCGGGCTACTACGTGCGGGCGGCGGCGCAGGTGCTGGCCGTGCTGCTGCCGCTCGCCATCCTCCTCATCGACGGCAACCTGGGCTACTGGCACGCCCTGCGCCGCGTCGAGTTCTGGAACCAGATGAAACTCATCGGGCAGAACGTGGGCATCTTCGGCGCCGTGGTCATCCTGGCCACCGACGGCTGA